The sequence CCCAGAGCGAGGGTGGGAAATGGGAGGAGCGCCAGCCCGCGGAAATCAAGGTGTTAGTCCAGACTGCGCAGTGAGCCTCAGTAATGGGTGGGTAACGCCCGTCCCCCGTCTACCCCAAACTACTTAGCTGCCACCTCTGGTACCAACACGCTGAAAGCCCAACACACGGTTCAGAGGGCTGGCCAGGGTCGAATCCCGGATCCACGTTGACGGGAGGGCGGAGCTGCCCACAAAGTGCCGACACCTCAACTTACCGGGGAAGGGCGAGGTCCCAGCGCCCGCCCGCAGCCCGCCTCCTACAACCCCTGGCCCCCACCTGGTCCCGGCGCGGCCTCCGAGCCAGCGAGGTACGCGCGGTGAAGTACTGCTCGAGCTCTGAGTCCGAGTCCTCCTGGCTGCAGTAGCCACTGCTTGTCGTGCTGCTCCAGGTCATCTCGAAAGAAGGCGTCCCCGCGTCCGCCTCACCCATCGCCGCGCCCGACAGCCAGCCCCCGTGTCCCGGTAGCCTCCAACCACCGCCCCAGGCGCGTGTGCGCACGCGCGCCCATGTATGTGTGCGCGTGCGCCGGAACCTGTATCCGCACCGCAACCGTTAACACTGAAACGTAGACAGCCAGGATCTAGCTCTCATGTCATTGGAGGAGGAATGTCGAAGGGCGGGACCACAGAGGCCACGCCTCCAGGAGCGATATCTTCGCCAGTGCAGCGCAGCTCAACTCTGCCTCACAGGCCTCACTTCCCACCAGGAACTAGTCCGAGAGTGTGCGCATGTGCACCAGCGTGGCCACAAGACCGGATGCAGATGTGGAAAGGTGTGGAAATTGCGCTTGCGCGGAGCCTGGGCGGCTCCTGGTGGACAGCGCCTAGTCAACACCCGGTGTACCCCTTCGAGTCCTCGCACAGAGTTAGCTTCTCTGCTACGGAGAAGTTACAACGTTCCTTGCGCGTAGCGCCGGACGGCTTTAAGGAACGCCTGCAATGTGCCCCGCTTGTCTGTTCCTCCCTGCCTTGCCCATAAACTCCCCTGCCCCGTGCTCACCACGTTCGTATCCCGTTCCAGCGCCGGTTCCCAGCCCAGGTCCCGGGGCCCGCAGCAGTCTAGGCAGACAAGCGCGCGGCAACGGTAGTGGCAGGTGAACTTGCAATCTGCAGAGAGGTCTGGTCGTGAGGCGGAAAAACCCCAGCAGCAGCTTGGAGAAGCGTCCCAGGGACAGAAGGGAAGCCTCGGTGTGAAGGCCTTTGCTCTCTGTGCTCTGCATGACCTGCCTCATCTCCGGCCCCGTTACCGCCCCACTGCTACACAGATTTTCAGTGTTGGTCCccgggggatgggggtgggggcgggggcgcctGAAAACTGGCGGGGGCGCCTGAAGGCCTCACGCGTTAGGTTAGGCCTGCTTAGCAGTTGGATTCCTAGCGCTTAGGACAGAACTTTCCCCTTCCTTATTATCAGTGCCCCTCCCTCCGCCCATTtatttgaaggggaaaaaaataaaaaaatttttaacccaATGCTCTCTACCCTCTCGGTGTCATTTGTACTCCCCTGGCACCAAAAGCTTACCAACATTGGTCTACAAACACTTAATTCCTCGCCTTCACCCTTTACCCATCCCAGTTAGGCTTGCCTCTTCCTCCAGACACGGCACTGTTCAGGGTTGTTAGCGACCTGTGCATTACCAAATCCAGTGGGCCCTTCTCCATCTTCGCCTCCTCAGCATTGTCTGATGCTTGCTCTCCTTGATCCCCACCCCGGGGAGGGGGTGCTACCCTGGTTTTCCTCCCACCTCTCTACAGCTCCTGCTGTTTCAACTTCCAGATTTAGTGGAGTGTCAAAGGCTCAGTCCTGGTCATTTCCCTGCTCTGTGTACACTGACCTACCCGAGATCCAAGGCTTCCCTCACTGACTCCAACCCCATCAAATCCCATGTGTCAGTTTCTTCGTTTGGATGTTTTATAGATATCTCAACCCAACGTGACCAAAATTTAACTCACTTTCCTACCCTTTAAAACTCACTTTTCCTCACTCTTACCCTTGCCAGAGCTTCTCATCTCAGCAAAAATTTCCCAGTTGTTTGAGGCAAAAAAATCACCCTAACTCATCCTTAATTCCTCCCTTGTTTCTGCCTCTGACACACATccaaattttcctgtttttcaattTCATATTCACTTTATTTCTACTTGGGAACAGTGCTAATGTCCCAGCCCTTGTTCATGCTTTGCATTCTGTAACAACTCCTGTGCTCCTCCCAGCTGAATTCAGGACAAACTCCTGTACCTGATGAGGCTATCCTTGGACACACAGGCCTGGGACAGCTTCCCTAAGTTCCTAAATGGGCCAGAGCACTGATTCACAACCCAGGCTGCACATTAGAATGATCTGTCTTTAAAAATCGCTGATAACACTCTCGTGATCGATTCAACAGGTCTCAGGTAGGATTCAAGCATAGAGGTTTGGAGGACTGTAAAAGCATACTAAGTGTATAGCCAGGGGGGAGAGCAACCTCTTATTGCTGGTGGTTCCTGGAGGGCAGAAGCATCAGCTGGTGTGTGGAcgctcctatttttttttttaagggccgcacccacggcatagggaagttcctgggctaggggtctaatttgagctgcagctgccggcctacactacagccacagcaatgcaggatctaggCCACATCTtcgacgtataccacagctcatggcaatgccggatccttaacccactgagcaagaccagggatcgaacccatgtcctcatggatactagtcagatgagataccgctgagccacaaggagaacttcAACAAAAACTCTTGCTTGCAGGGGGCCTACCCAAGGGTCTAACTTTTTCAAGGCCTTCTCCCATTGTCGGGTAAATTCTCTTCACCCCAGGAATTCTGGAGGGGGACTTGGTGAGTGAATCTTTGTAAGGGGCAGGTGTGGGAATATGAACTCAAAGACTGGTGGGTACAAAGCCTTTTTCAAGAAGGATCAAGGCACTTTTTAAACTTGAAAGCAGCACCTTGTTATTCACAGGCAACCACTGCTGCCTATGTCCCATATGCAGGTGGCACGCTTGTAAGATATCAAGGTTATAACCCATCTGCCTGCACTGTCTTAGGCTATTTGGCAAAAGTAAACTACCTGGTCTGTGGTCCCCACTGACCCCCTCCGTAGCAACTTGGCCTTCAGCTTGGCCACCCGTTTCACTCTCGCCAATGCCCCGGGCGCTACTCACGTGCGCACTGCAGGCCCTTGCGCACGACGCCCCAGATGAAGTCACCACAGAGGTCGCACCACGTGTGCGTGGCGGGCCCCGCAGGCTGGAAGCGGTGGCCTCGGCCCGGGACCAGCTGCCTTGCGTTGTTGCGCGCTGTGCCCGGAGCAATGCGCAGCGCGTTGGCACGCTCCAGCCGGGTGCGGACCGGGGCGGCGCACCGAGCGGGTGCCAGTTCCCGCAGCTCAATGAGCTCGGGCTCAGCGGACATGTCCCGGTCCGGCCGGGACTCCTGCTGGCTCTGGGCGCCGAGCGAGCTCCCGAcgggcggggccgcggggcgggCCCCCGATGCGGCGCCGCCTCCGGGGTTCAGGCAGAGCGGCGGGAGAGCAAAAGAGCGCGGCGCCAGGGATACCCAGCACCCAGGCTGCGTCTGCCCTCCCGCAGGAGAAGTGGAGCCCGGAGGGCGCTGCACGGGTGCTGCTGTCGCGGAGTCCCCGCCCTCCTACCTCCCTTCATCCCTCGAGCTACTCCCCTCCCCCTAACAACCACGACGACCACGCGGAAAACAGGCGTCTTTATGGAAACCAGCTTTACTTTACTTACTGAAGGAAGAGGGTCCCCACATCCGGTTCTCACCCCCACAACCCCGCCCAGGGCCTCTCTCCCCAGCTTGCTGAGGCTGCACCCTAAGCCGGGTGGGGCAGGAAGTGGGGATGGCTTTGCTGGGGAAGATGGGTCAGCAGCACTTCCCTCCTGCTGTCTTCCTCATCTGGGAGGCTGGGGCACTTGCAGAGGCCAGGCCGAGATCCAGAGGTTCAGGGGTACACTCTAGTGGATTGTATGGCATGGTGGTTGGCCCTCAGCAGCTGCATCCTTCACTTGGCTCTGTCACCTTGGGCTGCCACAACACAAGACTTTCCATGTTTTTCCCAGTGCTTGACTTGGCACTCCCTGCAGGCAAGTGGGCCAGTAAAGATTCAGTGTTTGTGAGGGGTATGGAAGTGGGATTTAGGGATCCAAGATCCTAGGATACCCTCACCTGCAGCAGTACCACTCATTCTGGCATCGTGAGCAGCGCTTGGAGGCCTCTGCACTGCAGTAAGCACAGCGGGGTCGCTCTGGAGCCACTGCCTCCAGCACGTCCAGTCTGTAGGTCTCAGCCCACCTGGGAAAAGGGTCAGAAGGACTTGACTGGACCTGTGGGTGGGGGGACAGGAGCAGCCCTGCCCACATCCATGCCTTCTGCATCTCTTCCACCCCTTCCAGCAGGCCTCACCTTTGTGCTTGCAGCCTCAGGTCCTGCTCTGAGGTGCTGAATATATGCTGCAGCTGGTGCTTGGCAATAGCCTGCCActtgcctttgttctcttgctCTAGCCGCTCCCAGATTTCTGGGATCTGGGGAAGAGAAATGGAGAGTAGCAGGGAGGAGCTGGCAAAGTGGGCAGTGGTCCCGAGCAACTAACTTTCTAGTGCCTACCTGTTCCAACACCAGGTCTTTCTTAGGGGGCTGGGCTTCGGCCAGGGCCAGGTGGGCTAGGAAACCCTGCAGGTCTGCCAGGTTGGGCATCTGGTCCAGCAGCGTGTCTGTGAGGAATGCCTGAAGCTGCAAGGGTTTCCAGGGAGGCCAGTGTGAAGCAGTGCTGACCAGAAGGTCAAGGAACAGAGAGACCCTGGGCTGGGTTGGACTAAGGATGCCCGTGGGACCCACATCCCATTAGCTTCTGTGTGTGTCACCTGAGGCCCAAGTTCTGGAGAGAGGCCTAGGGTTGAGGCAGGTGGGTAAAAATaaacaggggtggggtggggcagggctagGGGGCTGTGGGGCTGATATGGGAGGAGTTCCTACCTTGAGTAGCTGTCCTTTAGCAAAGCTGGTGAGGCAATAGTGGGCTCGGGCCTCGGGGCTTAGCAGCAGGTTGTACAGGGCAATCCACACCTGCCCATCCAACTTGCTCAGTTTTTGCTGCTCTGATGGGGGCACTGTCTGCCAACGGCCACTCTCAAATTGCTGCAGCTTGCCTGGGGAGAGGAACCAGCATACTGGGTACAAACATCGCATGCTCTTTGAGTGAGCCAGCTGCGTGGGCTGGGAGACTGACCACTGCCTGGGCACAGGACTTGCCCAGGCTGGGGTGCTGCTTGCTTTAGAGCAGGGTGAGTTCTTTGCCTGCTGCAGAGAACAGGCCTAGgtccaatttgtttttttttgggggggatgtacctatggcatgcagaagttcccagaccagggatcaaacttgcgctacagcagtgaccagagccacagtagtgaaaatgccatatatatatattttttaatactttttttcctttttatggccatacctgtggcctatggaagctcccaggctaggggttgaatcagagctgtagctgctggcctacactacagccatgacaatactggatccttaacccactaagtgaggccagggattgcacctgcatcctcatggatactatgttcgGTTCtttaccctctgagccacaacggaaactctgaaaatgccagatttttaactgctaggccactagggaactccctaggccCACTTTAGGTGAGGCATTCTGGTATTCTCTGTGGGCAAGGGGGCAGAGTTTGTCTGCTTGTGTGCAAGCTGCCCCCCTGTCAATCCTGGAGGATGTCCTGGAAGCAGTGGGCTGGGGCTTAGGCAGATGGAAGAGGACCTTACCTCCTTCCTGCCGGCTCCAGGGACTATGCTCCAGCAATTCCACCAGGAGACAGGGTAGGTTGTGGGTGCTGAGCATGCGGCTCAAGGTGCTCAGGGAAAGGCTAGGGACAGAGATAGAAAGGTAAGGAGAAACTACAAGCCCAGGCTCCCAGCCCTCCATTTCAGGCCCCAGACCTGGTAGGGCTGCCCACCTGTCCACACAGTCTGTAATGTAGCGCAGCACCGAGAGGGCCTTCAGTGCAATCTCAAATTCCATCAGCTCTGCCTGCTTTTGTAGTTCCTGAGTTGGGGGGTGGGACACACGGCGTTCAAGGTGGGCCATCTTCTTGCCTGCTTAGACCTGGGGGAGCCTGGGTCTAGCCCTTGCCAATCCTAGGGAACCTCAGCCCACCTGCATGGGGGTGCTGTACTGGGACTCCTCTTCCTCTGAGGGGCCATCATGGCCACAATGGGCCACCAACAAAGTTAGTTTGCGGTGGCAGTAGTCCACAAGGTCCAAGACAGTGTCCTCTGCTGATTCACACACCTCCTGGGGGTCAGGAGGAGGGGAACATTCTGTCTCTGATGCCCTTCCCACACAGATACAACCCCCCTTGCTGCCAGGCTCTGGCCTGGGGCAGTAGCCAGTGGGCAGGGCGGGTGCC is a genomic window of Sus scrofa isolate TJ Tabasco breed Duroc chromosome 13, Sscrofa11.1, whole genome shotgun sequence containing:
- the ZMYND10 gene encoding zinc finger MYND domain-containing protein 10; translation: MGDLELLLPGEADVLVRGLRSFQIREMGSGGWNQQHENLEKLNMQAILDATASQGEPIQELLVTHGKIPTLVEELIAVEMWKQKVFPVLCKLEDFKPQNTFPIYMVIHHEASIINLLETVFFHKEVCESAEDTVLDLVDYCHRKLTLLVAHCGHDGPSEEEESQYSTPMQELQKQAELMEFEIALKALSVLRYITDCVDSLSLSTLSRMLSTHNLPCLLVELLEHSPWSRQEGGKLQQFESGRWQTVPPSEQQKLSKLDGQVWIALYNLLLSPEARAHYCLTSFAKGQLLKLQAFLTDTLLDQMPNLADLQGFLAHLALAEAQPPKKDLVLEQIPEIWERLEQENKGKWQAIAKHQLQHIFSTSEQDLRLQAQRWAETYRLDVLEAVAPERPRCAYCSAEASKRCSRCQNEWYCCRECQVKHWEKHGKSCVVAAQGDRAK